A region of [Bacteroides] pectinophilus DNA encodes the following proteins:
- a CDS encoding PBECR4 domain-containing protein: MIEADYLMENKMESRNLFLSNDDGDKYICRSFFPEEKMDYSKNQASWILIYKKKTDLITETETVLHNRLK, from the coding sequence ATGATTGAGGCTGATTATCTTATGGAAAATAAAATGGAAAGCAGAAATTTATTTTTATCAAATGATGATGGAGATAAATATATCTGTCGTTCGTTTTTTCCAGAAGAAAAGATGGATTATTCAAAGAATCAGGCATCATGGATACTTATTTATAAGAAAAAGACAGATTTAATAACAGAAACAGAGACAGTTCTTCACAATAGATTAAAATAA
- a CDS encoding TetR/AcrR family transcriptional regulator: MRKEAAGVTEKLIASAKKEFLEHGFHDASLRRISSDSGVSTNSIYTRFGDKSGLFTAIVKDAADGLMEIYLDSVSKAADSHDVDKAVHEGERGTYSVLEYVYKHLDEFRLIFCHSEGTEYEGYFDELARIEEEYYLEFAKQYSDGSHKVDEFFIHVYCRNGWQYICELIEHGKSFEQACEFMENVRLFNSAGWKAVFGIM; the protein is encoded by the coding sequence ATGAGAAAAGAGGCAGCAGGTGTTACGGAAAAGCTTATAGCGAGCGCAAAGAAGGAATTCCTTGAACATGGTTTTCACGATGCAAGTCTAAGAAGAATATCGTCAGACAGCGGAGTAAGCACCAATTCAATATATACACGCTTCGGAGATAAGAGCGGCCTGTTTACTGCGATTGTAAAGGACGCCGCAGACGGACTTATGGAGATATATCTTGACAGTGTCAGCAAAGCGGCAGACTCACATGATGTTGACAAGGCTGTGCATGAAGGCGAGAGAGGAACTTACAGTGTGCTTGAATATGTATATAAGCATTTGGATGAGTTCAGGCTGATATTCTGTCACTCGGAAGGTACAGAGTACGAAGGTTACTTCGATGAGCTTGCACGGATTGAAGAGGAGTATTACCTGGAGTTTGCAAAGCAATATTCAGATGGCAGTCATAAAGTCGATGAATTTTTCATCCATGTATATTGCAGAAACGGATGGCAGTATATTTGTGAGCTTATTGAACATGGCAAAAGCTTTGAGCAGGCATGTGAATTCATGGAGAATGTAAGGCTGTTTAACAGTGCGGGCTGGAAGGCTGTATTTGGGATTATGTGA
- a CDS encoding ABC transporter ATP-binding protein/permease, giving the protein MKTKKQSALSRLMDIAGEHKYLVYLSWILAVLSAWIALVPFYDVWRIIKEILEVKPDYANATHITAYGWKAVGFALLAMAAYIAALMCSHKAAFRVQSNMRVSMMEHIMKLPLGYVESQGTGKIRKVVNDSSAATETFIAHNLPDKAVSAATPVGLLVMMMVFDWRLGLISLIPAAIAFILMGTLMMGPKMAEDMKQYQNSLETMSAEAVEYVRGIPVVKTFGQTVFSFKRFKAAIDDYEKWTLDYTKSMMLPMTGFTTASNGIFAALIIAAYTLGGNQITTQFALNLIFYILITSTLTTTLMKVAYAGESQMIVEDALNRMDGIFAVSPLPQSDKKSIPKDSSISIENVTFAYDESKDNAIDGITMHVKAGEHVALVGPSGGGKTTLASLIARFWDVKSGSIRLGDADVKDIDAKELMNQVSYVFQDSKLLKMSILENVRMGRPYAGDDEVMKALQAAQCMDIIEKFPDGVNTVIGSNGIYVSGGEAQRLSIARAFLKNAPVLILDEATAFADPDNERLVQKAFENLAKDKTVIMIAHRLSTVTDADCIYVLKDGRIAESGTHDELTAKNGIYTHMWNEYNKSVNWQVGRNGEKS; this is encoded by the coding sequence ATGAAAACAAAAAAACAAAGCGCTCTGTCAAGACTCATGGACATAGCCGGAGAACATAAATATCTGGTGTATCTGTCATGGATTCTTGCAGTTCTCAGTGCATGGATTGCACTTGTTCCTTTTTATGATGTGTGGCGCATCATAAAGGAAATACTGGAGGTAAAACCTGATTATGCCAACGCAACGCATATAACAGCATATGGATGGAAGGCTGTAGGCTTTGCCCTGCTGGCAATGGCGGCATACATAGCGGCGCTTATGTGCTCACATAAGGCGGCATTCCGTGTGCAGTCCAATATGAGAGTAAGCATGATGGAACATATCATGAAGCTTCCGTTGGGATATGTCGAGTCTCAGGGAACGGGTAAGATACGCAAGGTTGTTAACGATTCAAGTGCGGCAACAGAGACATTTATCGCACATAACCTGCCTGATAAGGCAGTGTCGGCCGCCACACCCGTAGGACTGCTTGTAATGATGATGGTATTTGACTGGAGACTCGGACTTATTAGTCTTATACCGGCGGCTATTGCATTTATACTGATGGGAACACTGATGATGGGCCCTAAGATGGCTGAGGATATGAAGCAGTACCAGAATTCGCTTGAAACAATGTCGGCAGAGGCAGTTGAGTATGTACGCGGAATTCCGGTCGTAAAGACATTCGGACAGACCGTATTTTCATTTAAACGCTTTAAGGCGGCGATAGACGATTATGAGAAATGGACACTTGACTATACTAAAAGCATGATGCTTCCTATGACAGGCTTTACAACAGCATCTAACGGAATATTTGCGGCACTGATTATAGCAGCTTATACGCTTGGCGGCAATCAGATAACAACACAGTTTGCACTTAATCTTATTTTCTACATACTTATTACATCAACGCTTACAACAACGTTAATGAAGGTTGCGTATGCAGGCGAGTCACAGATGATTGTTGAGGATGCACTTAACAGAATGGATGGAATATTTGCAGTATCACCGCTTCCACAGTCAGACAAAAAAAGCATTCCGAAGGATTCTTCAATAAGCATTGAAAACGTAACATTTGCGTATGATGAGTCCAAGGATAATGCAATTGACGGAATAACGATGCATGTAAAGGCGGGAGAGCATGTGGCGCTGGTAGGTCCGTCCGGAGGCGGTAAGACAACACTTGCTTCGCTTATTGCAAGATTCTGGGATGTTAAGTCGGGAAGCATCAGGCTTGGAGATGCTGATGTAAAGGATATTGACGCAAAAGAGCTTATGAATCAGGTTTCGTATGTATTTCAGGACAGTAAGCTTCTTAAGATGAGTATCCTTGAAAATGTAAGAATGGGAAGGCCATATGCCGGTGATGATGAGGTTATGAAAGCACTTCAGGCTGCACAGTGCATGGACATAATTGAGAAATTTCCGGATGGCGTCAATACCGTAATAGGTTCAAATGGAATATATGTATCGGGCGGAGAGGCACAGAGACTTTCAATTGCAAGAGCTTTTCTTAAAAATGCACCGGTACTGATACTTGACGAGGCAACAGCATTTGCAGATCCTGATAATGAGAGGCTTGTGCAGAAAGCGTTTGAGAATCTTGCCAAAGATAAGACCGTAATTATGATTGCACACAGACTGTCAACAGTGACAGATGCAGACTGCATATATGTACTTAAAGACGGCAGGATAGCAGAGAGCGGAACACATGATGAGCTTACGGCAAAGAACGGAATATATACACACATGTGGAATGAATATAACAAATCTGTTAACTGGCAGGTGGGAAGGAACGGTGAAAAATCATGA